The Rana temporaria chromosome 4, aRanTem1.1, whole genome shotgun sequence genome contains a region encoding:
- the LOC120937159 gene encoding 60S ribosomal protein L23a-like: protein MTPKAKKEAVPAKTEAKSKALKAKKAVLKGVHSHKKKKKKMKKKIRTTPTFRRPKTLRLRRQPKYPRKSAPTRNKLDHYAIIKFPLTTESAMKKIEDNNTLVFIVDVKANKHQIKQAVKKLYDIDVAKVNTLIRPDGEKKAYVRLAPDYDALDVANKIGII, encoded by the coding sequence ATGACACCGAAAGCGAAGAAGGAAGCTGTCCCTGCCAAGACTGAAGCAAAGTCTAAGGCTCTGAAGGCCAAAAAGGCCGTGCTAAAAGGAGTACACAgtcacaagaagaagaagaagaagatgaagaagaagatcCGAACCACTCCTACATTCCGGAGACCCAAAACCTTGAGGCTGAGGAGGCAACCCAAATACCCAAGGAAAAGTGCCCCCACACGGAACAAGCTTGACCATTATGCCATCATTAAGTTCCCTCTGACCACTGAGTCCGCAATGAAGAAGATTGAGGACAATAACACTCTGGTTTTCATTGTTGATGTCAAAGCAAACAAGCACCAGATTAAACAAGCCGTGAAGAAGTTGTATGACATTGATGTCGCCAAAGTGAACACCCTCATTAGGCCAGACGGTGAGAAGAAGGCGTACGTTCGTCTTGCTCCCGATTATGACGCGCTAGATGTTGCTAACAAGATTGGCATCATCTAA